DNA sequence from the Candidatus Obscuribacterales bacterium genome:
CGATTTTGACATTTTTTATTATTTCTAGCCTGTATTTGACACGTTCTGAGTCGCTGCCGGTGAACCTGCCCAAGGCGGCCAGTGCCGAGGTGCAGGAACGGACGCGGATTGCGGTGACGGTAGAAGCATCAGGGGATATTGCGCTTAACCGAGAGGCGATCGCCCTCGAAAACCTACAAGCGGGCGTACGCGATTTGATGGGTGCAACCCAGGAGTCGGTGATTGTCATTAATGCCGATGAGGCCGTGAATCATGGCCAGGTGATCGCGGTGATGGACGAACTACGAGAGATTGAGGGCGCGACGCTGGGAA
Encoded proteins:
- a CDS encoding biopolymer transporter ExbD, giving the protein MFFLEEPDDEFDLNIVPMIDVIFAILTFFIISSLYLTRSESLPVNLPKAASAEVQERTRIAVTVEASGDIALNREAIALENLQAGVRDLMGATQESVIVINADEAVNHGQVIAVMDELREIEGATLGIATERGD